From a single Aureimonas sp. AU20 genomic region:
- a CDS encoding GNAT family N-acetyltransferase, which yields MSASFTLHASVEEIGREAWEGCFGREPENFDFYRACEAAGPPGFTWFYAVLRDAAGVLAIVPGFGTRYRVDTTLQGGLRRFTDRLHRLVPFLMELNLFALGSPVAEVCHVGFSQRVPVGGREALLGQLVDAARGEAARRGYGLFAVKDAAERDEALWAPIAARSGFALLPGLPTASLDLPFRSVDDYLATLGRNMRRDLRRKRKAFAGVRVERRRNIDDFADEVYALYCQTVDNSELQFEHLPRDYFPAMLRHLAPQAAMVLYFHEERLFGFNFVIETPERLIDKYIGMDYAVARTLNFYFNSWMVNVAWCIENGVPVYQSGQAFYGPKLRLGCRLSPNGQYFRHRNKLVNAILLQVARVVRLDRFDPAIADLVEADREEADHQEAHHRGATFAGKGA from the coding sequence GTGAGCGCGAGCTTCACGCTGCACGCCAGCGTCGAGGAGATCGGCCGGGAGGCGTGGGAGGGCTGCTTCGGACGCGAGCCCGAGAATTTCGATTTCTATCGCGCCTGCGAGGCGGCGGGGCCGCCGGGCTTCACCTGGTTCTACGCCGTGCTGCGCGACGCTGCCGGCGTGCTCGCCATCGTGCCGGGCTTCGGCACGCGCTACCGCGTGGACACGACCCTGCAGGGGGGCCTGCGCCGCTTCACGGACCGGCTGCACCGGCTGGTGCCCTTTCTGATGGAGCTGAACCTCTTCGCGCTCGGCTCGCCGGTCGCGGAAGTCTGTCATGTCGGCTTTTCGCAGCGTGTGCCGGTCGGCGGGCGCGAGGCCCTGCTCGGCCAGCTGGTGGATGCGGCGCGGGGCGAGGCCGCCCGGCGCGGCTATGGTCTCTTCGCGGTGAAGGACGCGGCGGAGCGCGACGAGGCCTTATGGGCGCCGATCGCCGCGCGCTCGGGCTTCGCGCTTCTGCCGGGCCTGCCGACCGCCAGCCTCGATCTGCCCTTCCGCTCGGTGGACGATTATCTCGCAACGCTCGGGCGCAACATGCGCCGCGACCTTCGGCGCAAGCGCAAGGCCTTTGCCGGGGTGCGCGTCGAGCGCCGCCGCAACATCGACGATTTCGCCGACGAGGTCTACGCGCTCTACTGCCAGACCGTGGACAACAGCGAGCTTCAGTTCGAGCATCTGCCGCGCGACTATTTTCCCGCCATGCTCCGCCATCTGGCGCCGCAGGCCGCGATGGTGCTCTATTTCCACGAGGAGCGGCTGTTCGGCTTCAATTTCGTGATCGAAACCCCCGAGCGCCTGATCGACAAGTATATCGGCATGGACTACGCCGTGGCGCGGACCCTGAATTTCTACTTCAACAGCTGGATGGTGAACGTCGCTTGGTGCATCGAGAACGGCGTGCCGGTCTACCAGAGCGGACAGGCCTTCTACGGGCCGAAGCTTCGGCTGGGATGCCGCCTGTCGCCCAACGGCCAGTATTTCCGCCATCGCAACAAGCTGGTGAACGCGATCCTGCTCCAGGTGGCGCGCGTCGTGCGGCTCGACCGGTTCGACCCTGCGATCGCCGATCTGGTGGAGGCCGACCGCGAGGAGGCCGATCATCAGGAAGCCCATCATCGCGGGGCGACGTTCGCGGGGAAGGGCGCGTGA
- a CDS encoding DMT family transporter — translation MSATPHAASEARPSRLLRQFLAWGALILFETLAQVALKEAGEGLSGVAFGRPWLAAALHEPWVLAAACGYIGAFLAWMTILDRMPLSRGFPMSSLVTVAIIAASVLVFGETLDGWRLAGIALILSGLALMGNEEA, via the coding sequence GTGAGCGCGACGCCCCATGCGGCTAGCGAGGCGCGGCCGTCCCGGCTCCTGCGTCAGTTTTTGGCCTGGGGCGCGCTGATCCTGTTCGAGACCCTGGCGCAGGTGGCGCTGAAGGAAGCGGGCGAGGGCCTGTCGGGCGTCGCCTTCGGTCGCCCCTGGCTGGCGGCGGCGCTGCATGAGCCCTGGGTGCTGGCGGCGGCCTGCGGCTATATCGGCGCGTTCCTCGCCTGGATGACCATCCTCGACCGGATGCCGCTGTCGCGCGGCTTTCCCATGAGCTCGCTGGTGACGGTCGCCATCATCGCCGCTTCGGTTCTCGTGTTCGGCGAGACGCTGGACGGCTGGCGCCTCGCCGGCATCGCCCTAATCCTCTCTGGCCTCGCCCTGATGGGGAACGAGGAGGCGTGA
- a CDS encoding sensor histidine kinase produces MRADKVRRLWRDSIRWKLVAALVAVSVLPMLITSQIAASVVSATYTENVETWLFQIGRFFLASVKRGGEDIAPALNTPETRHRIEKMAAKTRAGNSVGNEQPFLNALGFDLLTLRETNGRLLYSNLPFEQLKRLPFEGGNDVYLFRGGGRTVIMTGHERQVETPTGPVEVFAGAFLDDSFIKDIGTIGSLDLTLYYPIDGKFRPVYSSSSNVVPAPDADTLAALVGLPRGSYIDRTGSTEGSSIGILIPVRDGDRLVGVVACSLEVDLGGVPIAGTNALLWVIFATGMGLAVVVGIALSGFVTQRVARLAEGVGAVAAGDFSQQIPVQGNDELDRLVASFNAMSLQLQDYRQLQARLRRKERFATLGEVAAGFAHEVRNPLGIIKTTAELVQRRTELAEADRRRLGYVAEEVRRIDQLIRDFLVFARPAQRTSTLTASELVERALGFCREEIERRGVALDIQDRSRGALVTVDLDQMAQAFLNLVLNALAAMEEGSEAADGTSAKPKRLRIEIGPVAGANLPIRLTDTGPGIPPELLERVFDPFVTTKAQGTGLGLATVFAIVEGHGGWIEARNAPQGGAVFELTLPVAAPAMAAPAAQELDR; encoded by the coding sequence GTGAGGGCAGACAAGGTCCGGCGGCTCTGGCGCGACTCGATCCGGTGGAAGCTGGTGGCGGCGCTGGTGGCCGTCAGCGTCCTGCCTATGCTCATCACCTCGCAGATCGCCGCCTCCGTCGTGTCGGCGACCTACACGGAGAATGTCGAGACCTGGCTGTTCCAGATCGGCCGCTTCTTCCTCGCCAGCGTGAAGCGCGGCGGCGAGGACATCGCGCCGGCGCTCAACACGCCCGAAACGCGCCATCGCATTGAGAAGATGGCGGCCAAGACGCGGGCCGGCAACTCGGTCGGCAACGAGCAGCCCTTTCTCAACGCGCTCGGCTTCGACCTCCTGACCCTGCGCGAGACGAACGGCCGGCTGCTTTACTCCAACCTGCCCTTCGAGCAGCTGAAGCGCCTGCCCTTCGAGGGCGGGAACGACGTCTATCTCTTTCGCGGCGGCGGGCGCACGGTGATCATGACCGGGCACGAGCGCCAGGTGGAAACGCCGACCGGGCCGGTGGAGGTCTTCGCCGGCGCCTTTCTCGATGATTCCTTCATCAAGGACATCGGCACGATCGGCTCGCTCGACCTCACCCTCTACTACCCGATCGACGGCAAGTTCCGGCCGGTCTATTCCTCTTCGTCCAATGTCGTGCCGGCGCCGGACGCCGACACGCTGGCGGCGCTGGTCGGCCTGCCGCGCGGCAGCTATATCGACCGCACGGGCAGCACTGAAGGCTCCTCGATCGGCATCCTGATCCCGGTGCGGGACGGTGACCGGCTGGTGGGCGTCGTCGCCTGCTCGCTGGAGGTCGATCTCGGCGGCGTGCCGATCGCCGGCACCAATGCGCTGCTCTGGGTCATCTTCGCCACCGGCATGGGCTTGGCCGTCGTGGTCGGCATCGCGCTGTCCGGCTTCGTCACGCAGCGCGTCGCCCGGCTGGCGGAGGGCGTCGGGGCCGTGGCGGCGGGCGACTTCTCGCAGCAGATCCCGGTTCAGGGAAACGACGAGCTGGACCGGCTCGTCGCATCGTTCAACGCCATGTCTCTGCAACTCCAGGACTATCGCCAGCTTCAGGCGCGCCTGCGCCGCAAGGAGCGCTTCGCGACCTTGGGCGAAGTTGCGGCCGGCTTCGCGCACGAGGTGCGCAACCCGCTCGGCATCATCAAGACCACGGCCGAGCTCGTGCAGCGGCGCACGGAACTCGCCGAAGCCGACCGGCGGCGCCTCGGCTATGTCGCGGAAGAGGTGCGCCGCATCGACCAGCTGATCCGCGATTTCCTCGTCTTCGCCCGCCCCGCCCAGCGCACCAGCACGCTGACCGCGAGCGAGCTGGTGGAGCGCGCGCTCGGCTTCTGCCGCGAGGAGATCGAGCGGCGCGGCGTCGCGCTCGACATTCAAGACCGCTCGCGCGGCGCGCTGGTGACGGTGGATCTCGACCAGATGGCGCAGGCCTTCCTGAACCTCGTGCTCAACGCGCTGGCGGCGATGGAGGAGGGGTCCGAAGCTGCCGACGGCACCTCCGCCAAGCCCAAACGCCTTCGCATCGAGATCGGCCCCGTGGCGGGCGCCAACCTGCCGATCCGCCTCACTGATACCGGGCCGGGCATTCCGCCCGAGCTTCTGGAGCGCGTCTTCGATCCCTTCGTCACCACCAAGGCCCAGGGCACGGGCCTCGGCCTTGCGACTGTCTTTGCGATCGTGGAAGGTCATGGCGGGTGGATCGAGGCCCGGAACGCTCCGCAGGGAGGCGCGGTCTTCGAGCTGACGCTTCCCGTCGCCGCCCCCGCAATGGCCGCCCCCGCAGCGCAAGAACTGGACCGATGA
- a CDS encoding sigma-54-dependent transcriptional regulator has protein sequence MTHTILIVDDEERLLDVLGGMLENLGYEVLQAVGAPAALAQLGAQPVDLVLTDLRMPGMSGHDLLVEIRRTHPILPVVVMTAFTTVRDAVQMIKDGAFDYIGKPIEVEELEATVANALRLHDALRDNDRLRRELEGRYRVEGLVGISPAMQDVTKAIAEVAPSRTTVLVTGESGTGKEVVARAIHFNGPRRGKPFVAVNAAAIPEQLLESEFFGHVKGAFTGASANRVGRFAQADGGTLFLDEIGDMPLALQAKILRVLQERQFEPVGSSHTRHVDVRIVAATNRNLGAMVAEGTFREDLFYRLAVFPIALPPLRERREDIPLLLRRFAEEIGPQVGRRAVSFSPEAEALLMRYDWPGNIRELQNCVERSLLSSRGSTIGAGDLPPYVEQRPAAAREGFDSFPMDLDAALDGFERARILAALKETNGVQVEAARLLGISERSLWHRIKKQGITVTKAVLA, from the coding sequence ATGACGCACACGATCCTGATCGTCGACGACGAGGAAAGACTGCTGGACGTCCTGGGCGGCATGCTGGAAAATCTTGGCTACGAGGTTCTCCAGGCCGTGGGCGCGCCCGCCGCCCTCGCGCAGCTCGGCGCCCAGCCCGTCGATCTCGTGCTGACCGACCTGCGCATGCCCGGCATGAGCGGGCACGATCTTCTGGTCGAAATCCGCCGCACGCACCCCATCCTGCCCGTCGTGGTGATGACCGCCTTCACCACGGTTCGCGACGCCGTGCAGATGATCAAGGACGGCGCCTTCGACTATATCGGCAAGCCGATCGAAGTGGAGGAGCTGGAGGCGACGGTGGCCAACGCGCTGCGCCTGCACGACGCGCTGCGCGACAACGACCGGCTGCGCCGCGAGCTGGAAGGGCGCTACCGCGTCGAGGGCCTCGTCGGCATCTCGCCCGCCATGCAGGACGTGACCAAGGCCATCGCCGAGGTCGCGCCTTCGCGCACCACGGTTCTCGTCACGGGCGAAAGCGGCACGGGCAAGGAGGTCGTGGCGCGCGCCATCCACTTCAACGGCCCGCGCCGGGGCAAGCCCTTCGTCGCCGTCAACGCCGCCGCCATCCCCGAGCAGCTTCTGGAAAGCGAGTTCTTCGGCCATGTGAAGGGCGCCTTCACGGGCGCCAGCGCCAACCGGGTCGGCCGCTTCGCGCAGGCCGACGGCGGCACGCTGTTTCTGGACGAGATCGGCGACATGCCGCTGGCGCTTCAGGCCAAAATCCTTCGCGTCTTGCAGGAGCGCCAGTTCGAGCCGGTCGGCAGTTCGCACACGCGCCATGTCGACGTGCGCATCGTGGCCGCCACCAACCGGAACCTCGGCGCCATGGTTGCCGAGGGCACGTTCCGCGAAGACCTGTTCTATCGCCTCGCTGTCTTCCCGATCGCACTGCCGCCGCTGCGCGAGCGCCGGGAGGACATTCCGCTGCTGCTGCGCCGCTTCGCCGAGGAGATCGGGCCGCAGGTCGGCCGGCGCGCGGTGAGCTTCAGCCCGGAGGCGGAGGCACTGCTCATGCGCTACGACTGGCCGGGCAACATTCGCGAATTGCAGAACTGCGTGGAGCGCTCGCTCCTTTCCTCGCGTGGCTCCACGATCGGGGCGGGCGACCTGCCGCCCTATGTCGAGCAGCGCCCGGCCGCCGCGCGCGAAGGCTTCGACAGCTTTCCCATGGATCTCGACGCGGCGCTGGACGGGTTCGAGCGCGCGCGCATCCTCGCCGCGCTCAAGGAGACCAACGGCGTGCAGGTGGAAGCGGCGCGCCTTCTCGGCATCAGCGAACGCAGCCTCTGGCACCGCATCAAGAAGCAGGGGATCACGGTGACGAAGGCCGTGCTGGCCTAA